From the Mycoplasmatota bacterium genome, one window contains:
- a CDS encoding GNAT family N-acetyltransferase translates to MLISIKRITKENYSEFTKLIEHRRTKKESKDLTYYDNNDMKQFMEQYHVLDSDTFFIYAACMDNQFVGYINAIIIPKPDPRKGLLYIDELWTIPEYRRHGVAKLLMKEVFKLAKQLDLWRVRLYVGVDNKIARNYYQKMGFNETDHCLTCELNVSDIII, encoded by the coding sequence CGGAGTTTACTAAATTAATCGAACATAGGAGAACAAAAAAAGAAAGCAAAGATTTAACTTATTATGATAATAATGATATGAAACAATTTATGGAACAATATCATGTATTAGATTCTGATACTTTCTTTATTTATGCAGCTTGTATGGATAATCAATTTGTTGGATATATTAATGCGATTATAATACCTAAACCAGACCCAAGAAAAGGATTGTTATATATCGATGAATTATGGACAATACCAGAATATAGAAGACATGGAGTTGCCAAATTATTAATGAAAGAAGTTTTTAAACTTGCTAAGCAGTTAGATTTATGGAGAGTTAGACTTTATGTTGGAGTTGATAATAAAATCGCTAGAAATTACTATCAAAAAATGGGATTTAATGAAACAGACCATTGTTTAACTTGTGAATTAAATGTTTCTGATATAATTATTTAA